A single window of Drosophila suzukii chromosome 3, CBGP_Dsuzu_IsoJpt1.0, whole genome shotgun sequence DNA harbors:
- the Fitm gene encoding acyl-coenzyme A diphosphatase FITM2 yields MATKRRPLRPNLGGNPGGSSSSGSNMNFRPGGPDITRSEARGTRPTAAPTSIREILVMGVMHLCKKIIFFNTDLKVALYLGSLFVISVIGDFAPFPKTYFARSDNLFNQYFVKVGWGWTLLFVVPFLVLSAYTITCGDHKRMLRHHFPRIVIATFFWFFWTKLFNIVENSYGRCTTKGFQSKSSCLKAGHLWKGFDISGHAFILIHSSLVLIEEARPIIRWETIKEHIRNERHNRSSAENSGTNPLRTLNEEQMRSLQFLYKRLTPIIRTLFIGMAALQLLWDIMLVGTMLYYHRMIEKVISGIVAILTWYFTYRFWYPTPGLLPEAPGNGSFSYQREIPTFPFKRPSHLSTGAAATSSGSNSSKTNLNGKAATTGVPRDQQMPTFMGMPLFTSPKAASAAATLLMTEQQRRERDREQQTLES; encoded by the exons ATGGCCACCAAGAGACGACCCCTGCGACCAAATTTGGGCGGCAACCCGGGtggctcctcctcctccggctCCAATATGAACTTCAGACCCGGAGGACCCGATATCACCAGGTCAGAGGCGCGTGGAACCCGACCCACTGCGGCTCCCACTAGCATCCGCGAGATCCTGGTCATGGGCGTCATGCATCTGTGCAAGAAGATCATATTCTTCAACACCGACCTGAAGGTTGCCCTCTATCTGGGCAGTCTGTTTGTGATCTCGGTGATCGGGGACTTTGCGCCCTTCCCAAAGACCTACTTCGCCAGATCGGACAACTTGTTCAATCAATACTTTGTGAAGGTCGGCTGGGGCTGGACCCTGCTCTTCGTGGTGCCCTTTCTGGTGCTCTCGGCCTATACGATCACCTGTGGCGACCATAAACGAATGCTGAGGCACCATTTCCCGCGCATCGTCATAGCCACCTTCTTCTGGTTCTTCTGGACGAAGCTCTTTAACATTGTGGAGAACTCCTATGGACGCTGCACCACAAAAG GCTTCCAAAGCAAATCGAGCTGCCTGAAGGCGGGACATCTGTGGAAGGGCTTTGACATATCCGGGCATGCCTTCATACTAATCCACTCCAGCCTGGTGTTGATCGAGGAGGCGCGTCCCATCATCCGCTGGGAGACCATCAAGGAGCACATCCGCAATGAGCGCCACAACCGCAGCTCGGCCGAGAATTCAGGCACAAATCCTTTGAGGACTCTCAACGAGGAGCAAATGCGCAGCCTGCAGTTCTTGTACAAACGCTTGACGCCCATTATCCGCACCCTGTTCATCGGCATGGCGGCTCTGCAGCTGCTGTGGGACATAATGCTGGTGGGCACTATGTTGTACTACCACCGCATGATCGAGAAGGTGATCAGCGGCATTGTTGCCATACTCACCTGGTACTTCACCTACCGCTTCTGGTATCCCACGCCTGGTCTGCTGCCGGAGGCGCCTGGAAATGGAAGCTTCAGCTACCAACGTGAGATACCCACTTTCCCCTTCAAGCGACCCTCGCATTTATCAACGGGAGCCGCCGCCACGAGCTCTGGATCCAACAGCTCGAAGACGAACCTTAATGGCAAGGCGGCAACGACGGGCGTGCCCAGGGATCAGCAGATGCCCACTTTTATGGGTATGCCGCTGTTCACCAGTCCGAAGGCGGCCAGTGCCGCTGCCACTTTGCTAATGACCGAGCAGCAAAGGCGGGAGAGGGATCGTGAGCAACAAACGCTGGAGAGCTGA
- the Gdap1 gene encoding ganglioside-induced differentiation-associated protein 1 isoform X3, whose protein sequence is MSDQTKEIEALPPTLQDFKAPDLPDNKPVLFFHPYNFHAQKVLMVFYEKKIDFFPYVVDLCNGEQYSNWFLNLNPKGDVPVLQDGAFVIPSSTHIINYVESKFRGGAHRSLKPAHNSKEFDQMLVLEQAIARLPVGTLSLGSFIHDDLKLVPKAPFIGPVRQSCLKNNEKVLDLLRHSVDDQSTNKAALQHKLDIQVRRHELASSREDFQKVLDAVRHFLLYVEQELSAQAPRSEWLTGDELSVADISLGLLLHRLYQLGFENHFWAFGKLPQVEAYFLRFRQRESFHRLQPSNFAILREMWMKTPGNYKLGAGAGFLVGHI, encoded by the exons atgagtGATCAGACCAAGGAGATCGAGGCTCTGCCGCCCACTTTGCAGGACTTCAAGGCCCCGGATCTTCCGGACAACAAACCAGTGCTCTTCTTTCATCCGTACAACTTCCATGCGCAAAAA GTTCTCATGGTTTTTTACGAGAAGAAAATCGACTTCTTTCCTTATGTGGTGGACCTGTGCAACGGCGAGCAGTACTcgaattggttcctaaatttgAATCCCAAGGGCGATGTGCCAGTGCTCCAGGATGGAGCCTTCGTCATTCCTAGCTCAACGCACATTATCAACTATGTGGAGAGCAAGTTCCGAGGAG GAGCTCATCGTTCGCTGAAGCCCGCACACAACTCCAAGGAATTCGACCAGATGTTGGTCCTCGAGCAAGCCATTGCCCGCCTGCCAGTGGGAACTCTTAGCTTAGGTTCCTTCATCCACGATGATCTGAAGCTGGTGCCCAAGGCGCCTTTTATAGGACCTGTGCGACAGTCTTGCCTGA AAAACAACGAAAAGGTCTTGGACCTGCTACGACACTCCGTGGACGATCAGTCGACCAACAAGGCAGCACTGCAGCACAAGCTAGACATCCAAGTGCGCCGCCATGAGTTAGCCTCCTCCCGCGAGGATTTCCAGAAAGTTCTAGATGCAGTGCGTCACTTTCTGCTCTACGTGGAGCAGGAGCTATCTGCCCAAGCGCCGCGTAGCGAATGGCTGACCGGAGACGAGCTAAGCGTGGCAGATATCTCACTGGGATTGCTGCTGCATCGCCTGTACCAGCTGGGTTTCGAGAATCACTTCTGGGCCTTTGGAAAACTGCCACAAGTGGAGGCCTACTTCCTGCGCTTCCGGCAGCGCGAATCCTTCCACCGCCTGCAGCCAAGCAACTTTGCTATCCTGCGCGAGATGTGGATGAAAACGCCTGGTAACTACAAGCTTGGAGCGGGAGCCGGCTTCCTGG TTGGGCACATATAA
- the Gdap1 gene encoding ganglioside-induced differentiation-associated protein 1 isoform X2: MSDQTKEIEALPPTLQDFKAPDLPDNKPVLFFHPYNFHAQKVLMVFYEKKIDFFPYVVDLCNGEQYSNWFLNLNPKGDVPVLQDGAFVIPSSTHIINYVESKFRGAHRSLKPAHNSKEFDQMLVLEQAIARLPVGTLSLGSFIHDDLKLVPKAPFIGPVRQSCLKNNEKVLDLLRHSVDDQSTNKAALQHKLDIQVRRHELASSREDFQKVLDAVRHFLLYVEQELSAQAPRSEWLTGDELSVADISLGLLLHRLYQLGFENHFWAFGKLPQVEAYFLRFRQRESFHRLQPSNFAILREMWMKTPGNYKLGAGAGFLGMAMFAAFAHK, encoded by the exons atgagtGATCAGACCAAGGAGATCGAGGCTCTGCCGCCCACTTTGCAGGACTTCAAGGCCCCGGATCTTCCGGACAACAAACCAGTGCTCTTCTTTCATCCGTACAACTTCCATGCGCAAAAA GTTCTCATGGTTTTTTACGAGAAGAAAATCGACTTCTTTCCTTATGTGGTGGACCTGTGCAACGGCGAGCAGTACTcgaattggttcctaaatttgAATCCCAAGGGCGATGTGCCAGTGCTCCAGGATGGAGCCTTCGTCATTCCTAGCTCAACGCACATTATCAACTATGTGGAGAGCAAGTTCCGAGGAG CTCATCGTTCGCTGAAGCCCGCACACAACTCCAAGGAATTCGACCAGATGTTGGTCCTCGAGCAAGCCATTGCCCGCCTGCCAGTGGGAACTCTTAGCTTAGGTTCCTTCATCCACGATGATCTGAAGCTGGTGCCCAAGGCGCCTTTTATAGGACCTGTGCGACAGTCTTGCCTGA AAAACAACGAAAAGGTCTTGGACCTGCTACGACACTCCGTGGACGATCAGTCGACCAACAAGGCAGCACTGCAGCACAAGCTAGACATCCAAGTGCGCCGCCATGAGTTAGCCTCCTCCCGCGAGGATTTCCAGAAAGTTCTAGATGCAGTGCGTCACTTTCTGCTCTACGTGGAGCAGGAGCTATCTGCCCAAGCGCCGCGTAGCGAATGGCTGACCGGAGACGAGCTAAGCGTGGCAGATATCTCACTGGGATTGCTGCTGCATCGCCTGTACCAGCTGGGTTTCGAGAATCACTTCTGGGCCTTTGGAAAACTGCCACAAGTGGAGGCCTACTTCCTGCGCTTCCGGCAGCGCGAATCCTTCCACCGCCTGCAGCCAAGCAACTTTGCTATCCTGCGCGAGATGTGGATGAAAACGCCTGGTAACTACAAGCTTGGAGCGGGAGCCGGCTTCCTGGGTATGGCCATGTTCGCCGCCTTCGCGCACAAGTGA
- the Gdap1 gene encoding ganglioside-induced differentiation-associated protein 1 isoform X1: MSDQTKEIEALPPTLQDFKAPDLPDNKPVLFFHPYNFHAQKVLMVFYEKKIDFFPYVVDLCNGEQYSNWFLNLNPKGDVPVLQDGAFVIPSSTHIINYVESKFRGGAHRSLKPAHNSKEFDQMLVLEQAIARLPVGTLSLGSFIHDDLKLVPKAPFIGPVRQSCLKNNEKVLDLLRHSVDDQSTNKAALQHKLDIQVRRHELASSREDFQKVLDAVRHFLLYVEQELSAQAPRSEWLTGDELSVADISLGLLLHRLYQLGFENHFWAFGKLPQVEAYFLRFRQRESFHRLQPSNFAILREMWMKTPGNYKLGAGAGFLGMAMFAAFAHK, encoded by the exons atgagtGATCAGACCAAGGAGATCGAGGCTCTGCCGCCCACTTTGCAGGACTTCAAGGCCCCGGATCTTCCGGACAACAAACCAGTGCTCTTCTTTCATCCGTACAACTTCCATGCGCAAAAA GTTCTCATGGTTTTTTACGAGAAGAAAATCGACTTCTTTCCTTATGTGGTGGACCTGTGCAACGGCGAGCAGTACTcgaattggttcctaaatttgAATCCCAAGGGCGATGTGCCAGTGCTCCAGGATGGAGCCTTCGTCATTCCTAGCTCAACGCACATTATCAACTATGTGGAGAGCAAGTTCCGAGGAG GAGCTCATCGTTCGCTGAAGCCCGCACACAACTCCAAGGAATTCGACCAGATGTTGGTCCTCGAGCAAGCCATTGCCCGCCTGCCAGTGGGAACTCTTAGCTTAGGTTCCTTCATCCACGATGATCTGAAGCTGGTGCCCAAGGCGCCTTTTATAGGACCTGTGCGACAGTCTTGCCTGA AAAACAACGAAAAGGTCTTGGACCTGCTACGACACTCCGTGGACGATCAGTCGACCAACAAGGCAGCACTGCAGCACAAGCTAGACATCCAAGTGCGCCGCCATGAGTTAGCCTCCTCCCGCGAGGATTTCCAGAAAGTTCTAGATGCAGTGCGTCACTTTCTGCTCTACGTGGAGCAGGAGCTATCTGCCCAAGCGCCGCGTAGCGAATGGCTGACCGGAGACGAGCTAAGCGTGGCAGATATCTCACTGGGATTGCTGCTGCATCGCCTGTACCAGCTGGGTTTCGAGAATCACTTCTGGGCCTTTGGAAAACTGCCACAAGTGGAGGCCTACTTCCTGCGCTTCCGGCAGCGCGAATCCTTCCACCGCCTGCAGCCAAGCAACTTTGCTATCCTGCGCGAGATGTGGATGAAAACGCCTGGTAACTACAAGCTTGGAGCGGGAGCCGGCTTCCTGGGTATGGCCATGTTCGCCGCCTTCGCGCACAAGTGA
- the Dhrs4 gene encoding dehydrogenase/reductase SDR family member 4 produces the protein MFHLSKQLVVRAPKIRLTACAVSGSGQSSSLDQNSNNCGLELAGPNLNRCHKRLSSTSQSSHASPMKRLAGKVAVVTASTDGIGFAIAKRLAEDGAAVVISSRKQKNVVSALAELRKLNLNVHGLKCHVSEPEDRKQLFEETISKFGKLNILVSNAATNPAVGGVLECDEKVWDKIFDVNVKSSYLLAKEALPLLRQQKNSSIVFVSSIAGYDAFELLGAYSVSKTALIGLTKAAAKDLAPEGIRVNCLAPGVIRTKFSKALYENESANEAALSKIPMGRLGTSEEMAGVVSFLVSEDAAYITGESIVASGGMSARL, from the exons ATGTTTCATCTAAGCAAACAACTGGTGGTCAGGGCTCCAAAGATCCGTTTGACCGCTTGTGCTGTGAGTGGAAGTGGTCAAAGTTCAAGTCTCGATCAAAACAGCAACAATTGTGGCCTGGAACTTGCTGGCCCTAATCTCAATCGATGCCACAAACGTTTGTCCAGCACTAGTCAAAGTTCGCACGCCAGTCCAATGAAGCGTTTAGCAGGAAAAGTAGCCGTGGTCACTGCCTCCACAGATGG CATTGGCTTTGCCATCGCCAAAAGACTGGCTGAAGATGGCGCTGCCGTGGTCATCAGCAGTCGGAAGCAAAAGAACGTGGTCTCTGCTCTGGCGGAGCTGCGAAAACTGAACCTTAACGTACATGGACTCAAATGCCATGTCAGCGAGCCGGAGGATCGTAAACAGCTATTCGAGGAGACCATCAGCAAGTTTGGCAAACTTAACATCCTGGTCAGCAATGCCGCCACCAATCCTGCCGTCGGTGGAGTCCTCGAGTGCGACGAAAAGGTGTGGGACAAGATCTTCGACGTGAATGTGAAGAGCTCCTACCTGCTGGCCAAAGAGGCATTGCCTCTCCTGCGCCAACAGAAGAACTCCAGCATTGTTTTCGTCTCCTCCATTGCGGGCTACGATGCCTTTGAG CTACTAGGCGCCTACTCCGTCAGTAAGACGGCGCTGATTGGCTTGACCAAGGCGGCGGCCAAGGATCTGGCTCCCGAGGGCATCCGCGTAAACTGCCTGGCCCCCGGCGTCATCAGGACGAAGTTCTCCAAAGCTCTGTACGAGAATGAGTCGGCAAATGAGGCCGCTTTAAGCAAGATACCCATGGGTCGCCTGGGCACCAGCGAAGAGATGGCCGGGGTGGTCTCCTTCTTGGTCTCTGAGGATGCGGCTTACATTACGGGCGAGTCCATTGTGGCCAGCGGCGGAATGTCAGCTCGTTTGTAA
- the CHMP2B gene encoding charged multivesicular body protein 2b-B, protein MFNNLFGKKPTVKEQQRENDRSLRKATRDIERERRKMEEEERKLELEIRRNAAAGNNDACRILAKQLVEIRKQKSRTYAASGKIQSIGYQNKNMGANIALSEAMGTTAKTMGEMNKVMRPEAIGETVRQFQAANMKMEMTDEMINDTLDDMLNESGDEEESNAVVNKVLDEIGIEISGKMSSIPATGTSDFETSGKRTEKDIADQLAKLRSS, encoded by the coding sequence ATGTTCAACAATCTGTTCGGAAAGAAGCCCACCGTGAAGGAGCAGCAGCGGGAGAACGATCGATCCCTGCGCAAGGCCACCAGGGACATCGAACGGGAGCGGAGGAAaatggaggaggaggagcgcAAGCTGGAACTGGAGATCCGACGAAATGCCGCCGCGGGCAACAACGATGCCTGCCGCATCCTGGCCAAGCAGTTGGTGGAGATCAGAAAGCAAAAGTCCCGAACCTACGCAGCCTCCGGGAAGATCCAGTCCATTGGCTACCAGAACAAGAACATGGGCGCCAATATCGCCCTCAGCGAGGCCATGGGCACCACGGCCAAGACAATGGGCGAGATGAACAAGGTGATGCGACCGGAGGCCATTGGGGAGACAGTTCGCCAATTCCAGGCGgccaacatgaaaatggagATGACCGACGAGATGATCAACGACACACTGGACGACATGCTGAACGAGTCTGGCGACGAGGAGGAGTCCAATGCCGTGGTCAACAAGGTGCTCGACGAGATCGGCATCGAGATCTCCGGCAAGATGTCCAGCATCCCGGCCACGGGAACCTCAGACTTTGAGACGAGCGGCAAGCGCACCGAAAAGGACATTGCCGATCAGCTGGCCAAGCTGCGCTCCTCATAG
- the Tcs5 gene encoding EKC/KEOPS complex subunit Tp53rkb, with translation MSVEILNQGAEGRLYLGDFKGEPCLIKERFVKKYRHPELDTQITRQRMKAEAKASGRCLAAGILAPKILHSDLNSHKLYMEYFDKAKTAKQFIQETVANQAEDLAKKSLVEFCTRIGAIIGKMHSNHIIHGDLTTSNILINPKGGDYDVILIDFGLSHYNQATEDKGVDLYVLERALLSTHSEQPYLFEHILTEYRRECGKDEQAVLSKFEEVRARGRKRTMIG, from the coding sequence atgtccGTGGAAATCCTTAATCAAGGCGCCGAGGGACGCCTGTATCTGGGTGATTTCAAAGGAGAACCCTGTCTGATCAAGGAGCGGTTCGTGAAGAAGTATCGTCATCCTGAACTGGACACCCAGATCACGCGGCAACGCATGAAAGCCGAGGCAAAGGCGTCTGGCAGATGTCTCGCCGCTGGGATCCTGGCTCCAAAGATCCTTCACTCGGATCTCAACAGCCACAAGCTGTATATGGAATACTTTGACAAAGCCAAGACGGCAAAGCAGTTCATCCAGGAGACAGTGGCCAACCAGGCTGAGGATCTGGCCAAGAAGTCCCTTGTGGAGTTCTGCACGAGGATTGGCGCAATAATTGGAAAAATGCACTCCAATCACATAATACACGGCGATCTGACCACTTCCAACATCCTCATTAATCCAAAGGGCGGGGATTACGATGTTATACTGATAGATTTCGGATTAAGCCACTACAATCAGGCCACCGAGGACAAAGGCGTGGATCTGTACGTCCTGGAAAGGGCGCTATTGAGCACCCACAGCGAGCAGCCGTATCTCTTCGAGCACATCCTCACCGAGTATCGCAGGGAGTGCGGTAAGGACGAACAGGCCGTGCTGTCGAAGTTCGAGGAGGTAAGAGCCCGAGGACGCAAGCGGACCATGATCGGTtaa
- the LOC108014466 gene encoding pentatricopeptide repeat-containing protein 1, mitochondrial: MALRLLGRSMASHMRGLQINARRRGLNGYNIAQPEVPSASWSWAQSRLLHVRITDQEAGLQTKREANRNQNPFREEFLEEPVAEAPKERQKFRPQKKLKEKSPKKVQDFGDPDTFGDAKINETEDPGDVEEEEFISNPTRRSKKLQAVEYARQIKDHLKANRLNEAIAVLEQRMLREDRAKPDKYIYNLLISGCAKAGYTRKAFSLYTKMRQRGLQVTGGTYTSLFNACANAPSLSDGLAKAQILRENMLEKGYEPNVKNYNAMIKAYGRCGDVDTAYMLADEMKERQLELNADTYNFLLQACASNSEHGFRHALLTWHKMLQSGISPDYYSFNAMLRCARDCGFGDLDSMREVLAQIAPAAASRKPILQLEEGQKDDLPSISQSNNSLPAQIEVSTTASELELPNLLLPRPHLGSLVALEEVTRPHERFLLLGGLTGFLEHMKQYNITPNIETFTTMLEVIPPTNSAEKQLLTFVRKIGLKADIDFFNILIKKRSMRFDYESAREVLTMIRTAGLRPDIVTYGVLALGCRTQEEARELLQQMKEAGIKMNMPILGAMLRQGCANKSFGYINEIIQLSLEEGIKPNESFLRHLHNFHRGCARAIDARHPSTKTAAFKKGHSKFCDKYRLYYEELGLAGLKLEDAIAKIKERPYEKFKLPPVEGMEPLKHEQLKHKTKQRKYIKKIKIDELRDDPPREPLKRIE, from the exons ATGGCTCTGCGGTTACTTGGCCGTTCAATGGCCTCCCACATGCGTGGCTTGCAAATTAACGCGCGCAGGAGAGGATTAAATGGTTATAACATCGCTCAGCCAGAGGTGCCTTCTGCATCCTGGTCGTGGGCACAAAGTCGCCTGCTGCACGTGAGGATTACGGATCAGGAAGCCGGTTTACAGACCAAACGAGAGGCCAACCGGAATCAGAATCCTTTCCGCGAAGAATTTCTTGAGGAACCTGTCGCAGAAGCACCCAAGGAGCGCCAGAAATTCAGACCACAGAAGAAGCTCAAGGAGAAATCCCCCAAAAAGGTGCAGGACTTTGGGGATCCGGATACATTTGGCGATGCCAAGATAAATGAAACCGAGGACCCTGGAGATGTCGAGGAAGAGGAATTCATCAGCAATCCCACGCGGCGTTCCAAGAAACTGCAGGCTGTTGAGTATGCCCGCCAGATTAAGGATCACCTGAAGGCGAACCGCCTGAACGAGGCCATTGCCGTGCTGGAGCAAAGAATGCTGCGAGAGGATCGCGCCAAGCCGGACAAGTACATCTACAACCTGCTTATCAGTGGTTGTGCCAAGGCGGGCTATACACGCAAGGCCTTCTCCCTGTACACCAAGATGCGTCAACGAGGTCTCCAGGTGACCGGCGGAACCTACACCTCGCTCTTCAACGCCTGTGCGAATGCTCCATCCCTGAGTGATGGCCTGGCCAAGGCCCAAATTCTGCGCGAGAACATGCTGGAGAAGGGCTACGAACCGAATGTGAAGAACTACAATGCCATGATCAAGGCCTATGGAAGATGCGGGGATGTGGACACCGCGTACATGCTGGCCGACGAGATGAAGGAGCGCCAGCTGGAACTGAATGCCGATACATACAACTTTCTGCTGCAGGCATGTGCCAGCAACTCGGAGCACGGTTTCCGGCATGCTCTGCTCACCTGGCACAAGATGTTGCAGAGCGGCATCAGTCCGGACTACTATAGCTTCAATGCGATGTTGAGGTGTGCAAGGGATTGTGGATTTGGTGACTTGGATTCGATGCGGGAGGTTCTCGCCCAGATTGCTCCGGCAGCAGCTAGCAGAAAGCCCATTCTTCAGTTGGAGGAGGGACAAAAAGATGACTTACCTAGTATTTCTCAAAGCAATAATTCTTTGCCTGCTCAAATCGAGGTGTCCACAACCGCAAGCGAACTGGAACTGCCCAATCTCCTGTTGCCTCGACCCCATCTGGGCAGTTTGGTGGCCTTGGAGGAGGTTACCCGACCACATGAGCGGTTCTTGCTCCTCGGCGGCCTCACCGGTTTCTTGGAGCACATGAAGCAGTACAATATCACACCGAATATCGAAACCTTTACCACAATGTTGGAGGTAATTCCACCTACTAACTCTGCGGAGAAGCAACTTCTGACTTTTGTGCGCAAAATAGGACTTAAAGCGGACATAGACTTCTTCAACATACTGATCAAAAAGCGTTCAATGCGTTTTGATTATGAAAGTGCTCGCGAAGTGCTCACCATGATTCGCACGGCCGGATTGCGTCCAGATATTGTTACCTATGGTGTTCTCGCTTTGGGATGTCGTACCCAAGAGGAGGCCAGAGAACTGCTGCAACAGATGAAGGAGGCGGGCATTAAGATGAACATGCCCATCCTGGGCGCCATGCTAAGACAGGGTTGCGCCAACAAATCCTTTGGCTACATCAACGAGATCATTCAGTTGAGTCTGGAGGAGGGCATTAAGCCCAATGAATCCTTCCTCCGCCATCTGCACAACTTTCACAGGGGCTGCGCCAGAGCAATTGATGCCAGG CATCCCTCGACCAAGACTGCCGCCTTCAAGAAGGGACACTCAAAATTCTGTGATAAATACCGCCTGTACTACGAGGAACTGGGCTTGGCTGGTCTCAAGCTGGAAGATGCCATTGCAAAGATAAAGGAGCGTCCATATGAGAAGTTTAAGCTGCCGCCCGTTGAAGGCATGGAACCTCTCAAACACGAACAACTCAAACACAAAACCAAACAGCGGAAGTACATCAAGAAGATAAAGATAGATGAGCTGCGAGATGACCCTCCCAGAGAGCCTTTAAAGAGGATAGAATAA
- the LOC108014462 gene encoding protein Asterix, with translation MSMTVDPRRKEKINRYKAPKNQGQSGSANEDMMPDYMNILGMIFSMCGLMMKLKWCAWFALYCSCISFASSRASDDAKQVLSSFMLSVSAVVMSYLQNPAAMTPPWAS, from the exons atgAGCATGACAGTGGACCCGCGCCGCAAGGAGAAGATTAACCGCTACAAGGCGCCCAAGAACCAGGGCCAAAGTGGCAGCGCCAACGAGGACATGATGCCGGACTACATGAACATTCTGGGGATGATTTTCTCCATGTGTGGACTGATGATGAAG CTCAAATGGTGCGCCTGGTTTGCGCTGTACTGCTCCTGCATCAGTTTCGCCAGCTCCAGGGCCAGTGACGATGCCAAACAGGTGCTCTCCTCCTTCATGCTGAGCGTCAGCGCGGTGGTCATGTCCTATCTACAGAATCCCGCAGCCATGACTCCGCCCTGGGCCTCCTAG
- the Yod1 gene encoding ubiquitin thioesterase Otu1, whose protein sequence is MTGSFSVKLKSKKGQFIVNDLNEHTTLGELKTKIVQATAIQAPQLHVLVGYPPKPLDLSQQQEQRDLKTIGINSGETLIVEEKAAPVPASAAAPAPTNTATPFVPGASHTMEDDEALARRLQAEEEAQLLQETGGAPGQVPELQLPVAPTESGPNGDFNGILLKKVVPADNSCLFTSIRFVLNGKVDNEGSEMMRHIIAQEVAADPQSYNDAVLGKSNAEYCAWIQKADSWGGAIEVSILSNYYGIEIDVVDIQNAIINRFGEDKNFGLRVFLLFDGIHYDPLYMETSQSAAPATIFPVEELGVYQQAEQLANEAQSSRQYTNVDKFTLRCMQCDVRLVGQVQAQEHAKQTGHKRFGEI, encoded by the coding sequence ATGACGGGTTCGTTCAGTGTGAAGCTCAAGTCCAAAAAAGGTCAATTCATTGTCAACGACCTGAACGAGCATACGACGCTGGGGGAGCTGAAAACGAAAATAGTCCAGGCCACTGCCATTCAAGCCCCCCAGCTGCATGTGCTCGTGGGCTATCCGCCCAAGCCACTGGACCTCTCGCAGCAGCAGGAACAGCGCGACCTTAAGACAATCGGGATTAACAGCGGCGAGACCCTGATTGTGGAGGAGAAGGCTGCTCCTGTTCCGGCGTCTGCTGCCGCCCCAGCTCCCACCAACACTGCCACACCCTTTGTGCCTGGTGCCTCCCACACTATGGAGGATGACGAGGCGCTGGCGCGTCGTCTGCAGGCCGAGGAGGAGGCACAGCTTTTGCAGGAAACCGGAGGCGCTCCCGGCCAGGTGCCGGAACTCCAGCTGCCAGTGGCGCCCACGGAAAGCGGGCCAAACGGCGACTTCAACGGCATCCTGCTGAAGAAGGTAGTGCCGGCGGACAACTCGTGCCTATTTACCAGCATTCGATTCGTGCTCAACGGCAAGGTGGACAACGAGGGCAGCGAAATGATGCGTCATATCATCGCCCAGGAGGTGGCCGCCGATCCGCAGAGCTACAACGATGCCGTGCTGGGCAAGTCGAATGCGGAGTACTGCGCCTGGATACAGAAGGCGGACTCGTGGGGCGGCGCCATCGAGGTGTCCATACTGTCCAACTACTATGGCATCGAGATCGATGTGGTGGACATTCAAAATGCCATTATCAATCGATTTGGCGAGGACAAGAACTTTGGACTGCGCGTCTTTCTGCTATTCGATGGCATCCACTACGATCCGCTGTACATGGAGACCTCGCAGAGTGCTGCGCCGGCCACTATCTTTCCGGTGGAGGAACTGGGCGTCTACCAGCAGGCCGAGCAGCTGGCCAACGAGGCGCAGTCCTCCCGCCAATACACCAATGTAGACAAGTTCACGCTGCGCTGCATGCAGTGCGATGTGAGGCTTGTGGGCCAGGTGCAGGCCCAGGAACACGCCAAGCAGACCGGACACAAGCGCTTCGGGGAGATTTAA